In a single window of the Cygnus olor isolate bCygOlo1 chromosome 5, bCygOlo1.pri.v2, whole genome shotgun sequence genome:
- the DHRS7 gene encoding dehydrogenase/reductase SDR family member 7 isoform X1, whose amino-acid sequence MSWGCGLCQLLAGGALLALLVQLVRWLRADGDLTLLWAEWRGKKPENELRGKVVWVTGASSGIGEELAYQLSKIGALLAISARREDELERVKKKCLQISNLTEKDILVLRLDLTDRSSHEAATNSVIKHFGKIDVLVNNGGRSQRSLFMDTNLDVYSAIMELNYLGTISLTKHVLKHMIERKKGKIVTVSSVMGIMGAPLASGYCASKHALQGFFNSLRTELTDYPEISIINICPGPVQSKIIQNVFTENLSKSLENSGDQSHKMPTDRCVRLTLVSTANNLKEAWISDHPYLAVCYLWQYAPTWAWWLMNRMGKRRIQNFKSGVDADASYSRKTK is encoded by the exons ATGTCGTGGGGCTGCGGGCTGTGCCAGCTCCTGGCGGGCGGAgccctcctggccctgctggtgCAGCTGGTCCGCTGGCTGCGGGCCGACGGCGACCTCACGCTGCTGTGGGCCGAGTGGCGGGGGAAGAAGCCAG aaaatgaactgcGTGGCAAGGTTGTCTGGGTGACAGGAGCTTCAAGTGGAATTGGAGAAGAGTTGGCTTACCAGTTGTCAAAGATAGGAGCTTTGCTTGCCATCTCAGCAAGAAGAGAAGATGAACTggaaagagtgaaaaagaaatgccttc aaatcagcAACTTGACCGAAAAAGACATCCTTGTTCTGCGTCTGGACTTGACTGATAGAAGCTCTCATGAAGCTGCAACCAACAGCGTTATTAAGCATTTTGGCAAG ATTGATGTTTTGGTCAACAATGGTGGACGTTCCCAACGCTCCCTGTTCATGGACACAAACCTGGACGTCTACAGCGCGATAATGGAACTTAACTACCTCGGCACGATCTCTCTAACAAAGCACGTCCTGAAACACATgattgaaaggaaaaagggaaagattgTGACTGTGAGCAGTGTGATGGGTATCATGGGAGCCCCTCTTGCCTCTGGGTATTGTGCCAGCAAGCATGCTCTGCAG GGCTTTTTTAATTCCCTTCGGACTGAGCTGACTGACTACCCTGAGATAAGTATTATCAACATATGCCCAGGACCTGTACAGTCTAAGATTATACAAAATGTCTTTACGGAGAATCTTTCAAAG TCACTAGAGAACAGCGGCGACCAGTCCCACAAGATGCCGACCGACCGCTGTGTCCGGCTCACGCTCGTGAGCACAGCCAACAACCTGAAGGAAGCCTGGATCAGCGACCACCCCTACCTGGCTGTCTGCTACCTCTGGCAGTACGCGCCCACTTGGGCTTGGTGGCTGATGAACAGAATGGGCAAGAGGAGAATACAAAACTTTAAGAGCGGCGTG GACGCCGATGCCTCTTACTCGAGAAAGACGAAGTAA
- the DHRS7 gene encoding dehydrogenase/reductase SDR family member 7 isoform X2: MNVHLSLQWDKETDTRIGRVNKGSLTKVHTRAWSKTETSHTENELRGKVVWVTGASSGIGEELAYQLSKIGALLAISARREDELERVKKKCLQISNLTEKDILVLRLDLTDRSSHEAATNSVIKHFGKIDVLVNNGGRSQRSLFMDTNLDVYSAIMELNYLGTISLTKHVLKHMIERKKGKIVTVSSVMGIMGAPLASGYCASKHALQGFFNSLRTELTDYPEISIINICPGPVQSKIIQNVFTENLSKSLENSGDQSHKMPTDRCVRLTLVSTANNLKEAWISDHPYLAVCYLWQYAPTWAWWLMNRMGKRRIQNFKSGVDADASYSRKTK, translated from the exons ATGAATGTCCATCTAAGCTTGCAATGGGACAAGGAAACAGATACAAGGATTGGA AGAGTCAACAAAGGGAGCCTCACCAAGGTTCACACGAGAGCATGGAGCAAGACTGAGACCTCTCATACTG aaaatgaactgcGTGGCAAGGTTGTCTGGGTGACAGGAGCTTCAAGTGGAATTGGAGAAGAGTTGGCTTACCAGTTGTCAAAGATAGGAGCTTTGCTTGCCATCTCAGCAAGAAGAGAAGATGAACTggaaagagtgaaaaagaaatgccttc aaatcagcAACTTGACCGAAAAAGACATCCTTGTTCTGCGTCTGGACTTGACTGATAGAAGCTCTCATGAAGCTGCAACCAACAGCGTTATTAAGCATTTTGGCAAG ATTGATGTTTTGGTCAACAATGGTGGACGTTCCCAACGCTCCCTGTTCATGGACACAAACCTGGACGTCTACAGCGCGATAATGGAACTTAACTACCTCGGCACGATCTCTCTAACAAAGCACGTCCTGAAACACATgattgaaaggaaaaagggaaagattgTGACTGTGAGCAGTGTGATGGGTATCATGGGAGCCCCTCTTGCCTCTGGGTATTGTGCCAGCAAGCATGCTCTGCAG GGCTTTTTTAATTCCCTTCGGACTGAGCTGACTGACTACCCTGAGATAAGTATTATCAACATATGCCCAGGACCTGTACAGTCTAAGATTATACAAAATGTCTTTACGGAGAATCTTTCAAAG TCACTAGAGAACAGCGGCGACCAGTCCCACAAGATGCCGACCGACCGCTGTGTCCGGCTCACGCTCGTGAGCACAGCCAACAACCTGAAGGAAGCCTGGATCAGCGACCACCCCTACCTGGCTGTCTGCTACCTCTGGCAGTACGCGCCCACTTGGGCTTGGTGGCTGATGAACAGAATGGGCAAGAGGAGAATACAAAACTTTAAGAGCGGCGTG GACGCCGATGCCTCTTACTCGAGAAAGACGAAGTAA